Proteins encoded together in one Labrus mixtus chromosome 18, fLabMix1.1, whole genome shotgun sequence window:
- the gchfr gene encoding GTP cyclohydrolase 1 feedback regulatory protein, whose translation MPYMFISTQIRLENGPTNVGDEYSDPAVMNYLGARKTTMLGNNFSEYHVDDPPRLVLDKLEKMGFRVLTMTGVGQTLVWCLHKEME comes from the exons ATGCCTTACATGTTCATCAGTACGCAGATCCGCCTG GAGAATGGTCCAACTAATGTTGGAGATGAATATTCTGATCCAGCTGTCATGAATTACCTGGGTGCAAGGAAAACAACCATGCTGGGAAACAATTT TTCCGAGTACCATGTGGACGACCCTCCGCGCTTGGTGTTGGACAAGCTGGAAAAGATGGGCTTCCGCGTGCTGACGATGACAGGGGTGGGACAGACCCTGGTGTGGTGCCTCCACAAAGAGATGGAGTGA